From the genome of Hyperolius riggenbachi isolate aHypRig1 chromosome 9, aHypRig1.pri, whole genome shotgun sequence, one region includes:
- the UQCC5 gene encoding ubiquinol-cytochrome c reductase complex assembly factor 5, with product MRSRSLIRSVLDSVPGKKRLGVYRFLPLFFLLGGAMEWFMINVRLGKETFYDVYRRRQSERRYEERTQQEAAKS from the exons ATGAGGAGCAGAAGTCTGATCAGATCTGTCCTGGATTCGGTGCCGGGGAAGAAGCGACTTGGCGTCTATCGATTCctccctctcttcttcctcctgggCGGGGCTATGGAATGGTTCATGATAAACGTGCGGCTTGGGAAGGAAACATTCT ACGACGTGTACAGAAGACGCCAGTCAGAGCGGCGGTACGAAGAGAGGACGCAGCAGGAGGCCGCAAAGTCCTGA